In the genome of Nonlabens sp. MB-3u-79, one region contains:
- a CDS encoding TetR/AcrR family transcriptional regulator: MKTKISNKQQEIINATGKILSVSGVRGLTIKNLAKEMKFSEAAIYRHFKSKEKIVLVMLQYLTETLDEIYTASYSEHASPENKLLHLFEDTLKFFKENPHFAVVTFSDGLFESSQEINMAIHKLMRTKHKHIKAIIKENQTSKNFTAILSEDELIHLIMGAMRLQMFKWRVANFEFDIVDAGIQRLKNIITLIKIK, translated from the coding sequence ATGAAAACAAAAATCAGTAATAAGCAGCAAGAGATAATTAATGCAACTGGAAAAATTTTAAGTGTTTCAGGAGTTCGCGGTTTGACAATTAAGAATCTTGCTAAAGAAATGAAGTTTTCTGAAGCTGCCATTTACAGGCACTTTAAAAGCAAAGAAAAAATTGTATTGGTAATGCTTCAGTACTTAACCGAAACACTAGACGAAATATATACAGCATCTTATTCCGAACATGCTAGTCCTGAAAATAAGCTATTACATTTATTTGAAGACACATTAAAGTTCTTTAAAGAAAACCCTCATTTTGCTGTTGTGACTTTCTCTGATGGATTGTTTGAAAGCAGTCAAGAAATTAATATGGCCATTCATAAATTAATGAGAACAAAACATAAGCATATCAAGGCAATTATAAAGGAAAACCAAACCTCAAAAAATTTCACGGCGATATTATCTGAAGACGAGCTGATTCATTTAATAATGGGGGCAATGAGACTTCAAATGTTCAAATGGCGTGTGGCAAATTTTGAATTTGATATTGTTGATGCAGGTATTCAAAGGCTAAAAAATATTATTACTTTAATTAAAATTAAATAA
- a CDS encoding response regulator — translation MKMLLVEDDKITILGIKKILEKFLAPINIVVANNGQVALDILSSAKNDTDLPKFILLDLNMPVMDGLELLSIIRKDKILHMIPVVIHTTSSNDNDYIKCEAQGICGYYIKDVNYKVFMENIICIANYWNNQFKGNK, via the coding sequence ATGAAAATGTTATTAGTAGAAGATGATAAGATTACGATCTTAGGAATAAAAAAAATATTGGAAAAATTTCTAGCACCTATAAATATTGTCGTTGCTAATAATGGACAAGTAGCTTTAGATATTTTATCCAGTGCAAAAAACGACACGGATTTACCCAAATTTATTTTACTTGATTTAAACATGCCTGTTATGGATGGTTTAGAACTTTTATCAATAATTAGAAAAGATAAGATACTGCACATGATTCCTGTGGTTATTCATACGACAAGCTCAAACGATAATGATTATATTAAATGTGAAGCCCAAGGCATATGTGGTTATTACATTAAAGATGTTAATTATAAAGTTTTCATGGAGAATATTATTTGCATTGCAAATTATTGGAACAATCAATTTAAAGGGAACAAATGA
- a CDS encoding heme NO-binding domain-containing protein, protein MKGFMFTNFLDFIEKTHDLQLIDDMILSCNLPSGGVYSAFNKYEFNELVTMLTYVSKRTDTHPDILLEQFGAFVFPYLIGKHSYIIETYSNPLDLLAGIQDHIHIEVKKLYDDADLPTFCVTDRTDNRLALIYNSSKGLTFFAIGLIKATLVHFKVKGSVLVDDSFDKREGVKFDIQLLR, encoded by the coding sequence ATGAAAGGTTTTATGTTTACTAATTTTTTAGACTTTATTGAAAAAACTCACGATCTTCAACTCATCGATGACATGATTTTGAGCTGTAATTTACCGTCTGGAGGTGTTTATAGTGCATTTAACAAGTATGAATTTAATGAATTAGTGACCATGTTAACCTATGTGTCTAAAAGAACAGATACTCACCCAGATATTCTATTAGAGCAATTTGGCGCTTTTGTTTTTCCATATCTTATCGGGAAACATTCTTATATAATCGAAACATATTCCAATCCATTAGATTTACTCGCTGGTATTCAAGATCACATTCATATTGAAGTGAAAAAACTATATGATGATGCAGATCTGCCAACTTTTTGTGTTACCGATAGAACTGACAACAGGCTTGCTCTAATCTATAACTCTTCTAAGGGGTTGACCTTTTTTGCTATTGGATTAATAAAAGCGACATTAGTTCATTTTAAGGTTAAAGGTTCTGTTTTGGTGGATGATTCCTTTGATAAAAGGGAGGGTGTAAAATTTGATATTCAGTTATTAAGGTAG
- a CDS encoding phospholipase D-like domain-containing protein, translating into MKFHIKSILKYSTYCVIALIVLASCSSNNTISQETDFCLSIHRNDSISLSNELKDITGLMDTLTGVYVLEDGSGSMVARAWLSEYAEKTIDIQYFIFSMDNIGLIACDYLIRAADRGVQIRIIVDDIMVDADIEDILSFNAHENISVKIYNPGVNLGKNIFGKIKKLTTDFRSANQRMHNKTFTVDGKIVITGGRNIADEYFDYDHEYNFRDRDILLLGEATKKVNTSFNEFWNSELSKNVSDIVKKDTDIVYTANRFDKLHEYACNPENFWPQVRERIVNLPATFNAIKKSNNLVWVDDVEFISDIPGKNEGNSGLGGGGVSTSALIELIKNAKSSIDIQTPYLITTELSRNLFREAVERGVKIKILTNSLASTDNVEAFSSYQSDREKLLGTGVSIYEFRPDAAERTRIMTGELQETLEHQPIFGLHAKSMVIDGNTTVIGTFNLDPRSANLNTECIVIVRSDKVSRGVLKGMETEFKPENSWEITLEYNPDSEVNNLKRLKTWTRKIIPKAIL; encoded by the coding sequence ATGAAATTCCATATTAAATCAATTCTTAAATATAGTACCTATTGCGTCATTGCTTTGATTGTATTGGCTTCTTGTAGTTCAAATAATACCATTAGTCAAGAAACAGATTTTTGTCTGAGTATTCACCGGAATGATAGTATATCACTTTCCAATGAGCTTAAAGACATTACAGGACTCATGGATACACTTACAGGTGTTTATGTGCTAGAAGACGGTAGTGGCTCAATGGTGGCCAGAGCCTGGCTAAGTGAATATGCAGAAAAGACCATTGATATACAATACTTCATTTTCTCAATGGATAACATTGGTCTTATTGCCTGTGATTATTTGATTCGAGCTGCTGATCGAGGAGTTCAAATAAGAATTATTGTTGACGACATAATGGTTGATGCCGATATTGAAGACATCTTATCATTTAATGCTCATGAGAATATTAGTGTTAAAATATATAACCCAGGTGTCAATTTAGGCAAGAACATTTTTGGCAAAATCAAGAAACTCACAACAGATTTTAGATCTGCCAACCAACGAATGCATAACAAAACCTTCACCGTAGATGGCAAAATAGTTATCACTGGCGGCCGTAATATCGCTGATGAATATTTTGATTATGATCATGAATATAACTTTCGAGATAGAGATATCTTATTGCTGGGTGAGGCGACAAAAAAAGTAAATACCTCTTTTAATGAATTCTGGAATAGTGAGTTAAGCAAGAATGTATCTGATATCGTAAAAAAAGATACTGATATCGTTTATACAGCAAATAGATTCGACAAGCTTCATGAATATGCATGTAACCCAGAAAATTTTTGGCCACAGGTGAGAGAAAGAATCGTGAACTTACCAGCAACATTTAATGCGATAAAGAAATCTAATAATCTAGTTTGGGTGGATGATGTTGAGTTCATTTCAGACATACCAGGCAAAAATGAAGGCAATAGTGGTTTAGGAGGTGGCGGAGTTTCAACTAGTGCTTTAATTGAACTGATTAAAAATGCCAAGTCATCCATTGATATTCAGACGCCCTATTTAATTACAACAGAGCTAAGTCGTAATTTATTCAGAGAAGCCGTAGAACGGGGAGTGAAAATTAAAATACTCACTAATAGTCTTGCGTCAACAGACAATGTTGAGGCTTTTAGCAGCTATCAAAGTGACAGAGAAAAATTACTGGGAACCGGAGTTAGCATATATGAATTTCGCCCAGATGCTGCAGAACGAACTAGAATAATGACCGGTGAACTTCAAGAAACCTTGGAACATCAACCAATATTTGGACTTCATGCAAAATCGATGGTTATTGATGGAAACACAACGGTTATTGGAACATTTAATCTTGATCCTAGAAGTGCCAATTTGAACACGGAGTGTATCGTTATTGTTCGCTCTGATAAAGTTTCTAGAGGTGTCTTAAAAGGTATGGAAACAGAATTTAAACCTGAAAACTCCTGGGAAATAACATTAGAATACAACCCAGATTCAGAGGTGAATAACTTGAAGCGTTTAAAAACATGGACAAGAAAAATAATCCCAAAAGCAATTTTATAA
- a CDS encoding PAS domain S-box protein: protein MISNSDQIDVLNRALQRERKAKEIAEGFIENRIRDLYLDNIALKSSLLNEEEFQKDLIENLVDAFFVVDFDGTILKMNKEGKKLIGVNENETPESINQFRKNIKKKLKALFESSVSNGNNELIRYDFINRKRKKIYITIKSQILYNTKNEPYAYQAIVRDVTKETLREGVIKENRKVLAFETLLVEDLLKHADLLSISGELVKHVAEYLGTNDCVFYAVINNELVQMAAINQKLDYDKKIKNRLKIKIGEGIVGSVAKSKIGIITANTSKNEKYIADDLVRLSEITVPILLDGKLIGIIDAEHPKKNFFKKVQLSALTHVAGVISIYLKNTIHELEKSKKQQELSEIQSRLAIIFSSFSDAKVIESADRHIEHVSHAFLKLFGIPQEALGQLIGMDCILAAESSKSLFVTENSFMKRIDEILLKKKVHLDEILELKDGRYLSRDYTPIINNSKIVGHVWSYKDVTLKINYDQSLEFQNKKYKRIIEKMNLGLLEINNKEEILTTNDAFLKMSGYTSEDLIGRKTDLYLKDKKIKLNKRLKTDEAHEIEIVTKKGDLKKWLVYYANNKNINGEDIGSINIHFDISEFRTLQVKADKLIVDLIDSNDELSHYAHVVSHDLKTPLRNISSSIYWLREELADHLSEDAITYMETVEECILNMDQLITSTLDYSEIRTTNTEKLSNLQPTVESIIKDLNKNRENDFKISLVDTLPDLKINEVKARQIFENILENCYKYRDKNKNSYVSIGCKEQSDSFLFSIKDNGLGIDKEHVDIVFDAYKKLNTSADSSGLGLFIVKKIITSLGGKIWLKSKLGVGTTCYFTLLK, encoded by the coding sequence GTGATTTCCAATTCTGACCAAATAGACGTCCTAAATAGAGCTCTCCAAAGAGAACGCAAAGCAAAAGAAATTGCTGAGGGATTCATTGAAAATAGAATTCGAGACCTCTATCTAGACAATATTGCTCTTAAAAGCAGCCTGCTGAATGAAGAAGAATTTCAAAAAGATCTTATTGAAAATTTAGTGGATGCTTTCTTTGTGGTTGATTTTGATGGTACTATTCTAAAAATGAACAAGGAGGGTAAAAAATTAATTGGCGTTAACGAAAACGAAACCCCCGAGAGTATAAATCAATTTAGAAAAAACATTAAAAAGAAGCTTAAAGCCCTATTTGAAAGTTCGGTGTCTAACGGCAATAATGAACTTATTCGATATGACTTTATAAATAGAAAAAGAAAGAAAATATATATAACGATTAAATCTCAAATCTTATATAATACCAAAAATGAACCCTACGCATATCAAGCCATAGTTAGGGACGTCACTAAGGAGACTCTAAGAGAAGGAGTAATTAAAGAAAATCGGAAGGTTTTAGCCTTTGAAACTTTATTGGTAGAAGATCTATTAAAACATGCAGATCTTTTGAGTATCTCTGGAGAGCTCGTTAAACATGTTGCCGAATATTTAGGTACTAATGACTGCGTGTTTTATGCGGTAATCAATAATGAACTGGTTCAAATGGCCGCTATTAATCAAAAACTAGATTACGATAAAAAAATAAAAAACAGATTAAAGATTAAAATCGGTGAAGGTATCGTTGGTAGTGTTGCAAAAAGTAAAATAGGAATAATTACAGCAAACACCAGTAAGAATGAAAAATATATAGCTGATGATCTGGTCCGTCTTTCTGAAATTACAGTTCCAATTTTGTTGGATGGCAAGTTGATTGGAATAATTGATGCGGAACATCCTAAGAAAAATTTTTTTAAAAAAGTCCAATTAAGCGCGTTAACACATGTTGCTGGTGTAATTAGTATTTATCTAAAAAACACTATTCACGAACTTGAAAAGTCAAAAAAGCAGCAAGAATTATCAGAGATTCAGAGCAGGTTAGCAATTATATTTTCGAGCTTTTCTGACGCTAAAGTAATTGAATCTGCTGATCGACACATAGAACATGTTAGCCATGCCTTTTTAAAATTATTTGGTATTCCTCAAGAGGCTCTTGGTCAACTAATCGGTATGGACTGCATTTTAGCTGCAGAAAGTTCTAAAAGCCTTTTTGTTACCGAAAACAGTTTCATGAAAAGAATTGATGAAATACTGTTAAAAAAGAAGGTTCACTTGGATGAAATTCTTGAATTAAAAGATGGGAGGTATTTGTCCAGAGATTACACTCCAATTATTAATAATTCTAAAATAGTAGGTCATGTTTGGTCTTACAAGGATGTTACCTTAAAAATAAACTATGACCAAAGTTTAGAGTTTCAAAATAAAAAGTACAAAAGAATTATTGAAAAAATGAACTTAGGTCTTTTGGAAATCAATAATAAAGAGGAGATTTTAACTACTAACGATGCTTTTCTAAAAATGTCTGGATATACTAGTGAAGATCTTATAGGACGAAAAACAGATTTATATTTAAAAGACAAAAAGATAAAATTAAATAAAAGATTAAAAACTGATGAGGCTCATGAAATTGAAATTGTCACTAAAAAAGGCGATCTTAAAAAATGGCTCGTATATTATGCTAATAATAAAAATATTAACGGTGAAGATATTGGGTCAATAAACATTCATTTTGATATTTCAGAATTCAGAACATTGCAAGTGAAGGCTGATAAATTAATTGTCGATTTAATTGATAGTAATGATGAATTATCTCATTACGCACACGTGGTTTCCCATGATCTTAAAACACCTTTAAGGAATATTTCTTCTTCTATTTATTGGCTTCGTGAAGAGCTTGCAGACCATTTATCTGAAGATGCCATAACCTACATGGAAACTGTGGAAGAGTGTATCTTAAATATGGACCAGCTAATTACGAGTACATTAGACTATTCTGAAATTAGAACGACCAACACAGAAAAATTGAGTAATCTGCAGCCTACGGTTGAATCCATCATCAAGGATCTAAATAAAAATCGCGAAAATGATTTTAAGATTTCTTTAGTAGACACTCTACCCGACTTAAAAATAAATGAAGTAAAAGCCAGGCAAATATTTGAAAACATACTTGAAAATTGCTACAAATATAGAGATAAGAATAAAAATAGCTATGTTTCTATAGGTTGCAAGGAGCAAAGTGATTCGTTTCTGTTTTCTATAAAAGATAATGGACTAGGTATTGATAAAGAACATGTTGACATTGTTTTTGATGCGTATAAAAAATTAAATACGAGTGCTGACTCTTCAGGTCTTGGATTATTCATTGTTAAAAAGATCATTACTTCTCTGGGAGGTAAAATATGGCTGAAATCAAAATTAGGTGTAGGTACTACTTGTTATTTTACCCTATTAAAATAA
- a CDS encoding FG-GAP repeat domain-containing protein — protein MTKTILILLTGLLLLSCKDEKNKNVSLDENIKSELWEDKTQIYLPNTSQWTNRVEIADINGDNMIDLLFANGGNYAAPGEPEFSRVFINQGADKKFKEITNQVFEDSKFLSRVIKVRDINNDSIPDIIVGTTYQTQTQLYLGLGNGEFKNVTSTHLPQINASVGDLELGDVDDDGDLDIVLSDWGAGSNMDNQGGRTMLWINDGNGYFTDVTQTQMPDILIQFSWDLEFFDFDNDFDLDIAISCKRCATSRIYVNDGKGYFKDKLLLPSYTNNYDFEIMDINNDGFLDLVTVNDGQIVMADFGSRREHIFLNNKGEKFIDATDELWQDSENIGMDDNNIVFLDYDSDGDPDFLISSLTGEDRLLENDGTGKFKLIQPVLKGSPTPLTLSIALGDINNDKKMDIIMGQGEGEEGIEERIFIGKNINMDTAKPIISHFKTYENIESGTIIAKARVHDNKSPNKPQDWNSVALILNKKSKPISMTWYGENLWVASFSNTLEVNEMRICATDYSGNKTCLPIK, from the coding sequence ATGACAAAAACAATTTTAATACTATTAACTGGTTTATTACTTTTATCCTGTAAAGATGAAAAGAACAAGAATGTTTCATTAGACGAAAATATAAAATCTGAACTTTGGGAAGATAAAACTCAAATCTATCTGCCTAATACTAGTCAATGGACAAATAGAGTTGAAATAGCCGATATAAATGGCGATAATATGATTGACCTACTCTTTGCTAATGGTGGAAATTATGCTGCACCAGGAGAACCAGAATTTAGTCGCGTTTTTATCAACCAAGGAGCAGATAAAAAGTTCAAGGAAATTACGAATCAAGTTTTTGAAGATTCCAAATTTCTGTCACGCGTCATAAAAGTTCGAGACATTAATAATGATTCAATACCAGACATTATTGTTGGAACCACCTACCAGACACAGACCCAATTATACTTAGGTCTTGGAAACGGAGAATTTAAAAACGTTACTTCTACACATTTACCACAAATAAATGCAAGTGTTGGTGATTTAGAATTAGGCGATGTAGATGATGATGGTGATTTAGATATTGTTTTATCAGATTGGGGAGCAGGCTCGAATATGGATAACCAAGGAGGTAGAACAATGCTTTGGATAAATGACGGTAATGGATACTTTACTGACGTAACTCAGACTCAAATGCCTGATATATTGATTCAATTTTCATGGGATTTAGAGTTCTTTGATTTTGACAATGATTTTGATTTAGACATCGCTATCTCTTGCAAGAGGTGCGCAACAAGCAGAATTTATGTAAATGACGGAAAAGGTTATTTTAAAGATAAACTACTTTTACCTTCATATACTAATAACTACGACTTCGAAATAATGGATATTAATAATGATGGTTTTCTAGATTTAGTTACGGTTAATGATGGACAAATAGTAATGGCTGACTTTGGTTCGAGAAGAGAGCATATATTTCTAAATAATAAAGGTGAAAAATTTATTGACGCCACAGATGAACTTTGGCAGGATTCAGAGAATATAGGAATGGACGATAATAATATTGTTTTTCTAGACTATGATTCGGATGGGGATCCGGATTTTCTAATAAGTTCCTTAACAGGTGAGGACAGATTGTTAGAGAATGATGGAACTGGTAAGTTCAAACTTATACAGCCGGTCCTTAAGGGAAGTCCTACACCGCTCACTCTTTCTATTGCATTGGGAGACATAAACAACGACAAGAAAATGGACATAATTATGGGACAAGGAGAAGGTGAAGAAGGAATCGAAGAGCGTATTTTTATTGGTAAAAACATAAATATGGATACAGCAAAACCTATTATTTCACATTTTAAAACTTATGAAAATATAGAAAGCGGAACTATAATTGCAAAAGCAAGAGTTCATGATAACAAAAGCCCCAATAAGCCACAAGATTGGAATTCCGTAGCATTAATACTGAATAAAAAGTCCAAACCAATTTCAATGACCTGGTATGGAGAAAACTTGTGGGTTGCTAGTTTTTCAAATACTCTAGAAGTGAATGAAATGAGAATATGTGCTACAGATTATAGCGGAAATAAAACATGCTTGCCAATAAAATAA
- a CDS encoding DUF2268 domain-containing putative Zn-dependent protease (predicted Zn-dependent protease with a strongly conserved HExxH motif) — MNILRSLILVIPILCVISCDSNSKKSSIAKVAVVFQEDSLKFTKSQKVFIREVISKSEKEVRNLLPNLPDSIKVIVEAVDWDLDIVNGVTGRTETNHPPLVLVQISHNYKGGVIESVYQGIKATVFHEFHHLSRGWAIQDNKFSYGIPNAMVNEGLAVAFTEIYTGNINDVNSYPKEAGRWVKEILALPLDADYAQWVMGEHPDGRTYIGYRTGNFLVRRAMKKSGKSILELSDLMPNEIIKLAGY; from the coding sequence ATGAATATACTTCGAAGCCTTATTTTAGTTATCCCAATATTATGTGTTATTTCATGTGATTCCAATTCAAAGAAATCCTCAATAGCGAAAGTAGCTGTTGTCTTTCAAGAAGACTCTCTCAAATTTACGAAATCGCAAAAAGTTTTCATCCGTGAAGTGATAAGCAAATCAGAAAAGGAGGTTCGCAATCTTTTACCGAATCTACCAGATAGTATAAAAGTGATTGTTGAAGCTGTGGATTGGGACCTTGATATTGTTAATGGTGTAACTGGAAGGACAGAAACTAATCATCCACCTCTAGTCCTCGTTCAAATATCACACAATTACAAGGGTGGTGTAATTGAATCGGTATATCAAGGTATTAAGGCTACTGTATTTCACGAATTCCATCACTTGTCCCGCGGCTGGGCTATACAGGACAACAAATTTAGTTATGGAATCCCTAATGCCATGGTTAATGAAGGTTTGGCAGTTGCGTTTACAGAAATATATACAGGAAATATAAATGATGTAAACTCCTATCCTAAAGAGGCTGGTCGTTGGGTAAAAGAGATATTGGCACTTCCTCTAGATGCAGATTATGCTCAGTGGGTAATGGGTGAACACCCTGATGGAAGAACATATATAGGGTATCGAACTGGTAATTTTTTAGTGAGACGAGCGATGAAAAAATCAGGAAAAAGTATTTTAGAGTTAAGCGACCTGATGCCGAATGAAATAATTAAACTAGCTGGATACTAA
- a CDS encoding DUF885 family protein, which translates to MSLIFLTLTFRSVQKKWKGEEGIKYDTDHTLNTELDAIKPKKRHIAIPNQATVYRSRLKALELRNKARNSIGNKLNMHDFHQVVISHKAIPLSVLEDFVDVSLLPKIKMNESS; encoded by the coding sequence ATGTCTTTAATATTCCTGACTTTGACTTTTAGATCTGTTCAAAAAAAATGGAAAGGTGAAGAAGGAATTAAGTATGATACTGATCATACACTAAATACTGAATTAGATGCTATTAAACCGAAGAAAAGGCACATTGCTATACCAAATCAAGCAACTGTATATAGGAGTAGGTTAAAGGCTTTAGAATTGCGTAACAAAGCAAGAAATAGCATAGGAAATAAATTGAATATGCATGATTTTCATCAAGTGGTTATTTCGCATAAAGCTATTCCTTTAAGTGTTTTAGAAGACTTTGTGGACGTTTCATTGCTGCCAAAAATTAAGATGAATGAGTCTTCTTAA
- a CDS encoding SDR family oxidoreductase, whose product MEINNSKVLITGGSSGIGKETAKQFIAKGAKVVITGRDENKLKRVADDIGAIPLLFDISDLKSIAQKAKEALSLLDGKIDTLVNNAGIGAFPALGDITENDLLSVYNTNVFGMALLTQELLPQFKEQSSGNIINIGGTASQKGFAQGSVFAASKFAVRGMTQSWQAELRKYNIRVTLVNPSEVTTAFTYRSRENREERKEQSNKLGSEDIAHTIISVVEMRNKGFIPEVTVWATNPFE is encoded by the coding sequence ATGGAAATTAATAATTCAAAAGTCCTAATCACAGGAGGAAGTTCTGGCATAGGCAAAGAAACCGCAAAACAATTTATTGCTAAAGGTGCTAAAGTTGTAATTACAGGAAGAGATGAGAACAAACTAAAAAGAGTAGCTGACGACATAGGAGCAATTCCATTATTATTTGATATTAGTGATTTAAAATCAATAGCACAAAAGGCCAAAGAGGCCCTTTCTCTCTTAGATGGGAAAATTGACACTTTAGTGAATAACGCCGGTATTGGCGCATTTCCTGCACTTGGCGACATCACTGAAAACGACTTGCTAAGCGTTTACAACACTAATGTGTTTGGCATGGCCTTGTTAACTCAAGAGTTATTGCCACAGTTTAAGGAGCAAAGCTCAGGCAATATTATAAATATTGGAGGAACCGCTAGCCAAAAAGGTTTTGCACAAGGTTCCGTTTTCGCCGCATCAAAGTTTGCAGTTAGAGGTATGACACAATCTTGGCAGGCTGAATTACGAAAATATAATATTCGAGTAACTTTAGTAAACCCAAGTGAAGTTACAACTGCATTTACTTATCGATCGCGAGAAAATCGCGAAGAACGTAAAGAACAATCCAACAAGCTAGGATCAGAAGATATTGCACACACTATTATATCAGTTGTAGAAATGCGCAACAAAGGCTTTATTCCCGAGGTAACGGTTTGGGCAACAAACCCTTTTGAATAA
- a CDS encoding serine hydrolase domain-containing protein, producing the protein MKIYFLLFLLCTYSPLSFGQLKESQEIDNIFKEWSKRNVPGGAIGIIKDEELKYSKGYGIADLEHDIKISPSSVFNICSISKEFVSFSLLLLEEQGKINLDDTVQTYLPDFPEYDAPLTIRHLINHTSGIRDVKKLIQLKGKNILDNLEPEEVYALIKHQKALEFSPGDKFAWSNSDYFILSMIIEKVSGQSLKTFTQEHIFGPLGMKSSLFYDDNTDLIKNRVFSYNKKNAEDGFDNVIMRFHLVGSFGAYSTIEDLFLWDQNFYNNKLGKGGQKIIKNMHEEGLLNNGESSGYAHSVKINNYKGLKTVRHGGSFAGYRSVILRFPDEKVSVIILANRGDANPWKMSYQIADVLLKEKFIAVSKKTENSTDNKTDNHDSSHIKEKFSLNQITGDYEIEPGRLLKFNTKNGSLQCLEGCREPSLMLIHTQGATYKEANNSDTQFVFSGLNNGLTQNITVSGTGFEITLKRKEKFDFSNLNLADYIGDFYSEEIDATHQFFLEDGQLKVKIANNEILVLAPKNIDTFYSDGYFVHFMKTNGKVSGFNLKAGWVTNLKFKKK; encoded by the coding sequence ATGAAAATATATTTTCTTTTATTTCTCCTCTGTACTTATTCTCCTCTTTCATTTGGACAGCTCAAAGAAAGTCAAGAAATTGATAATATTTTTAAAGAATGGAGTAAACGGAATGTCCCGGGAGGCGCCATAGGCATTATTAAAGACGAGGAGTTAAAGTACTCAAAAGGTTATGGCATTGCTGACCTGGAACACGATATAAAAATAAGTCCCTCCTCTGTTTTTAATATTTGTTCAATATCAAAAGAATTTGTTTCTTTTAGTCTGTTACTTTTAGAGGAACAAGGAAAGATAAACCTTGATGATACCGTTCAAACATACCTCCCAGATTTTCCAGAATACGATGCGCCACTGACTATTCGGCATTTAATAAACCATACAAGTGGTATTAGAGACGTTAAAAAATTAATACAGTTAAAAGGGAAAAATATTTTAGATAATTTAGAACCAGAAGAGGTTTATGCACTGATTAAGCATCAGAAAGCGTTGGAATTTTCGCCAGGTGACAAATTTGCATGGAGCAATTCCGACTACTTCATACTGTCAATGATTATTGAAAAAGTATCTGGTCAATCTTTAAAAACGTTTACTCAGGAGCATATTTTTGGTCCATTAGGAATGAAGAGCAGCCTTTTTTACGATGACAATACAGATCTTATTAAAAACAGGGTTTTTAGTTATAACAAGAAAAACGCAGAAGATGGTTTCGATAATGTGATCATGAGATTCCACCTTGTGGGTTCTTTTGGTGCATATTCAACCATAGAAGACTTGTTTTTATGGGATCAAAATTTCTATAACAATAAGCTTGGTAAAGGTGGCCAAAAAATCATCAAAAATATGCATGAAGAAGGACTGCTCAATAATGGCGAAAGCAGTGGTTATGCCCATAGTGTGAAGATTAACAACTATAAAGGATTAAAAACTGTTAGACATGGTGGTTCATTTGCAGGTTACCGATCAGTAATATTGCGATTTCCTGACGAGAAGGTTTCTGTCATTATCTTGGCCAACAGAGGGGACGCAAACCCATGGAAGATGTCCTATCAGATTGCAGACGTGCTTCTCAAAGAAAAATTTATTGCCGTTTCTAAAAAGACAGAAAATAGCACAGATAATAAAACAGACAATCATGACAGTAGCCATATAAAAGAAAAGTTCTCCCTTAACCAAATAACCGGAGATTACGAAATAGAACCTGGACGTCTTTTGAAATTCAATACCAAAAATGGTTCTCTACAATGCCTAGAAGGTTGTAGAGAACCTTCTTTGATGCTAATACACACGCAGGGTGCCACATATAAAGAAGCGAATAATTCTGATACGCAATTTGTTTTCTCAGGCTTAAACAATGGCCTCACTCAAAATATTACTGTTTCAGGCACTGGGTTTGAAATAACACTGAAAAGAAAAGAAAAGTTTGATTTTTCCAATCTAAACTTAGCAGACTATATAGGTGATTTTTATAGTGAAGAAATCGATGCTACACACCAATTCTTTCTAGAAGATGGTCAATTAAAAGTGAAAATTGCAAATAATGAGATACTAGTATTGGCGCCAAAGAACATAGATACCTTTTATTCTGATGGTTACTTCGTTCATTTTATGAAGACAAATGGAAAAGTAAGCGGTTTTAATCTTAAGGCAGGTTGGGTAACTAATTTGAAATTTAAAAAAAAATAA